One genomic segment of Methanorbis rubei includes these proteins:
- a CDS encoding type IV pilin N-terminal domain-containing protein — MKRATEENAVSPVVGVMLMIVITVIIAAVVSGFAGNMVANTEKTPQAQIQYVGVMAGNLSSSLGDLGEVGLVFEHKGGEEISLFNLQLDLKEATRTGGNEVTISYNDAPSAIYKNIQKPGESRLPDTVKTRMKKIGVLSTAVATQGNTLIKPGDRFIIFADRIIAVQGLSYNHIYLIADRGGSTAYSEGEFELSAKTQYSLIDTKSGASISSGDLSGRTLDYDLW; from the coding sequence ATGAAGAGAGCAACAGAGGAAAATGCGGTGTCACCAGTTGTCGGCGTCATGCTTATGATTGTGATCACTGTTATCATAGCCGCTGTCGTCAGCGGATTTGCCGGAAACATGGTAGCAAACACGGAAAAAACTCCGCAGGCTCAGATACAGTATGTCGGCGTAATGGCGGGAAACCTGTCCAGCAGTCTTGGTGATCTCGGTGAAGTCGGTCTTGTCTTTGAACACAAAGGAGGAGAAGAGATCTCGCTGTTCAATCTTCAGCTTGATCTCAAAGAAGCCACCCGTACCGGAGGAAATGAAGTAACCATCTCCTACAATGACGCACCGTCAGCCATCTACAAAAATATTCAGAAACCTGGCGAGTCGCGACTGCCTGATACGGTCAAAACCCGTATGAAAAAAATCGGCGTACTCTCAACTGCTGTTGCAACACAGGGAAATACGCTCATCAAACCCGGAGACCGGTTCATCATCTTTGCAGACAGAATCATCGCGGTGCAGGGATTGTCCTATAACCACATCTACCTCATTGCAGACCGTGGCGGAAGCACTGCGTACTCTGAAGGAGAGTTCGAACTCAGTGCAAAAACCCAGTACTCTTTGATTGACACAAAATCCGGCGCGAGCATTTCCTCAGGTGATCTTTCGGGCCGCACACTTGACTATGATCTATGGTAA
- a CDS encoding type IV pilin N-terminal domain-containing protein, which translates to MKKCSRDDGVSPVVGVMLMLVVTIIIAAMVASFTGGLAGEQKVAPQVTLDVSYTASIIDTDKMNSEPNYKSGSKPNNGLTFRLLGGDSFRLQDIAVQLKNGDSTITFDSNVYRDITASNVDTDKLNIMVGSNGVSETYFAVPKQQDDVIGLGETFSIVVDGYFDNSQDAAATKKGQFLRWTPVDGGTFDVQLNVPIEYVVLDKNSGGRMQAGTITIR; encoded by the coding sequence ATGAAGAAATGCAGCAGAGATGACGGTGTGTCACCGGTTGTTGGCGTAATGCTGATGCTGGTTGTGACCATCATCATCGCAGCAATGGTTGCCTCGTTTACCGGAGGTCTTGCCGGAGAACAGAAGGTTGCCCCGCAGGTAACACTGGATGTTTCCTACACCGCAAGTATCATTGATACTGACAAAATGAACAGTGAACCCAACTACAAATCCGGAAGCAAACCCAACAACGGCCTGACATTCAGACTCCTCGGCGGAGACTCGTTCAGACTGCAGGACATAGCGGTTCAGCTCAAAAACGGTGATTCGACCATCACCTTTGACTCAAATGTTTACCGGGATATCACAGCAAGCAATGTTGATACTGATAAACTGAACATCATGGTTGGATCGAACGGTGTCAGCGAGACATATTTCGCGGTTCCAAAACAGCAGGATGATGTTATCGGCCTTGGTGAGACATTTTCCATTGTTGTTGACGGTTACTTTGACAACAGTCAGGACGCAGCTGCAACAAAGAAGGGCCAGTTCCTTCGCTGGACTCCGGTCGACGGAGGAACTTTTGATGTTCAGCTGAATGTACCGATTGAGTATGTTGTCCTCGACAAAAACAGCGGCGGTCGCATGCAGGCCGGAACGATTACGATCCGGTAA
- a CDS encoding type IV pilin N-terminal domain-containing protein, with translation MTQEKDSAVSPVVGVMLMLVITIIIAAVVSMSAAGFLDSTSSSAGSAEVKFVGLYAAGYSLGEGFPAATNLGEGGMVFEVIGNTPLDITNLRLSGSGSVGGGGSFAVSYNTPVAPDWISSGEGGTASAGKLRSRLTQPASSVDHRIVKFGTGWSEEEKYHNLVQPGERFVVLAEYVMKSGTSYMIGFAARNTDGTTAISGAISSDGNSLITLMDMKTGKVYYSGPLTNDQAF, from the coding sequence ATGACACAGGAAAAAGATTCTGCAGTTTCGCCGGTTGTCGGCGTTATGCTGATGCTGGTGATAACAATCATTATTGCAGCAGTGGTGAGTATGAGTGCTGCCGGGTTTCTTGACTCGACGAGTTCATCCGCCGGCAGTGCTGAGGTGAAATTCGTCGGACTGTATGCCGCAGGATACTCTCTTGGCGAGGGGTTCCCGGCCGCGACAAATCTTGGAGAGGGAGGGATGGTGTTTGAAGTCATCGGAAACACTCCGCTTGACATCACGAATCTGCGTCTCTCCGGTTCCGGCTCTGTTGGAGGAGGAGGATCATTTGCGGTATCCTACAATACTCCCGTTGCCCCCGACTGGATCAGCAGCGGTGAAGGCGGGACAGCGTCAGCCGGCAAACTGAGAAGTCGTCTGACTCAGCCGGCAAGTTCGGTTGATCATCGGATTGTGAAGTTTGGAACCGGATGGAGTGAGGAGGAAAAATACCATAATCTCGTTCAGCCCGGTGAACGGTTTGTGGTTCTTGCCGAGTACGTTATGAAGAGCGGAACTTCCTATATGATCGGATTTGCAGCCAGAAATACAGACGGCACAACTGCAATAAGTGGTGCGATCAGTTCGGACGGCAATTCGCTGATTACTCTGATGGATATGAAGACCGGCAAAGTGTACTACAGCGGCCCTCTCACAAACGATCAGGCATTCTGA
- a CDS encoding type IV pilin: MSPVVGVMLMLIVTIIIAAIVAGFSTGLASSATPAPSAGFDYTIHAGLAQYVSVTQQPPVIVEVTACTGQLSSNDLQIVTSYTVPATYNGVALSNAGKVITHTIDGRLENYGMSLIGDSTNPSWPSDMVWSKDDDPFIPRTHLYTTDVVPISGNGLTVGEGMNDYRFFGGKAPIASGTTWWFKNINQFLGFDVGDRIAYGFGDGSVVHITVIHTPTGTVLSDKDVRAVW; the protein is encoded by the coding sequence GTGTCTCCGGTTGTGGGAGTCATGCTGATGCTGATTGTTACCATCATCATCGCAGCAATTGTCGCAGGCTTTTCAACCGGTCTTGCCTCTTCGGCAACTCCTGCTCCTTCGGCAGGTTTTGATTACACCATTCACGCGGGCCTTGCGCAGTACGTTTCCGTGACACAGCAGCCGCCTGTTATTGTCGAGGTGACAGCCTGTACCGGACAGCTCAGTTCTAATGATCTGCAGATTGTGACTTCATATACCGTGCCTGCAACCTACAACGGAGTTGCATTAAGTAATGCGGGAAAAGTTATCACCCACACAATTGACGGCAGACTGGAAAATTACGGTATGTCACTGATTGGTGATTCTACGAATCCAAGCTGGCCAAGTGATATGGTATGGTCGAAAGACGATGATCCCTTTATTCCGAGAACTCATCTTTACACAACTGACGTTGTACCGATCTCAGGAAACGGCCTCACTGTTGGTGAAGGGATGAATGATTACCGTTTCTTCGGCGGAAAAGCTCCGATTGCAAGCGGCACCACCTGGTGGTTCAAGAACATTAATCAGTTTCTCGGATTTGATGTGGGAGACAGAATCGCTTATGGTTTCGGCGACGGATCAGTCGTTCACATAACAGTGATACATACACCAACCGGAACTGTTCTGAGTGATAAGGATGTGAGAGCAGTATGGTAA
- a CDS encoding type IV pilin N-terminal domain-containing protein, which yields MKKSDLQNRSRPKKEDGISPVVGVMLMLVVTIIIAAVVSSFASGIGTSSQAAPTVSLQVSLYGGTLEKKAVIEHLGGEALPTSDLQIVTSYTVPDRFLGQKLGDGGKVIMHTIDGKLEPTSENDLNSEAVGYPFVHQVTNNEENVTTKTVNRLFGDAILTSGGKLIFDLDYFLGFSTTNDWRKYGFSTGMSEAHISIIHMPSGKVIFDKDVRTMV from the coding sequence ATGAAAAAATCAGACCTGCAAAACCGGAGTCGTCCGAAAAAAGAGGACGGGATCTCTCCGGTTGTAGGAGTCATGCTGATGCTCGTTGTCACTATCATCATTGCCGCAGTTGTCAGCAGTTTTGCCAGCGGCATTGGAACCAGCAGTCAGGCAGCGCCCACCGTCTCGTTACAAGTCTCCTTGTATGGCGGAACGCTTGAAAAAAAAGCGGTCATTGAACATCTGGGAGGGGAAGCCCTTCCGACAAGCGATCTGCAGATTGTAACATCGTACACCGTACCTGATCGTTTTCTCGGACAAAAGTTAGGAGATGGCGGAAAAGTAATCATGCACACAATCGATGGAAAACTCGAACCCACAAGTGAAAATGATCTCAACTCTGAGGCCGTGGGCTATCCGTTCGTCCATCAGGTAACAAACAATGAGGAAAACGTCACCACAAAAACGGTCAACCGGTTGTTCGGAGATGCGATTCTCACCTCAGGAGGAAAATTGATCTTTGATCTGGATTACTTCCTCGGATTCAGCACGACCAATGACTGGAGAAAATACGGATTTTCCACCGGAATGTCAGAGGCCCATATATCGATCATCCACATGCCAAGCGGTAAAGTGATCTTCGACAAAGACGTGAGGACCATGGTATGA
- a CDS encoding type IV pilin N-terminal domain-containing protein encodes MHVIKKSNTRKTNDAVSPVIGVMLMLVVTIIIAAFVSMFAGTTFADTEAAPSTVLNVKILSSGGTDGKQDVILIEHVGGSSIPSSDLKITTYYTSTGDERSVIRGEVLAQSMPIFTVTDSAGVNKKIVVPILSDVTAGSLGDSKINFGKYEFAPGTIATTYNSLGTWIALGFGTEAQLKAKSKDQIIKQYGFTKGSKVSVNIIHTPSQAVLYNKEVIVQ; translated from the coding sequence ATGCATGTTATCAAAAAATCAAACACCAGAAAAACAAATGACGCGGTTTCTCCGGTTATCGGTGTGATGCTGATGCTTGTTGTGACCATCATCATTGCCGCGTTTGTCTCAATGTTTGCCGGCACAACCTTTGCCGACACCGAGGCTGCACCGTCAACAGTACTGAATGTGAAAATTTTATCCAGCGGCGGAACGGATGGAAAGCAGGACGTCATACTCATCGAACATGTGGGAGGCAGCAGCATCCCTTCATCTGATCTGAAGATTACAACATATTACACCTCCACCGGAGACGAAAGATCTGTCATACGGGGAGAAGTGCTTGCCCAGTCGATGCCCATTTTTACCGTCACGGATTCAGCGGGAGTGAACAAAAAAATCGTGGTACCTATTTTGTCTGATGTAACTGCCGGATCATTAGGTGACTCAAAGATCAACTTCGGCAAGTATGAGTTTGCCCCAGGTACCATCGCAACTACCTACAATTCACTCGGAACATGGATAGCTCTGGGTTTTGGCACGGAAGCCCAGCTTAAAGCAAAATCAAAGGATCAGATCATCAAACAGTACGGATTTACGAAAGGCTCCAAGGTATCAGTGAACATCATTCATACCCCGAGTCAGGCGGTCCTGTACAACAAGGAGGTAATTGTACAATGA
- a CDS encoding type IV pilin N-terminal domain-containing protein: MQRRTNTKKDDAVSPVVGVMLMLVVTIIIAAVVSMYAGGLIGSAEKAPTLTMDVTIKNTGYYATSVFEAKVMSVSEPIATKDLKLVTSWKASNKTVTGTHSKTGADLIDGNISIGGTTVTSAGNVFGWGSGGGFEGMTAPWGYGNGVQSGNSGKPNDKEQQFGNYTLLGGTVMTAWPAGQSGGYVTTTGGSGYGTTNQYYYDEGAWAYSEGTTVDGMQAVLGENWQYLRTGDTVNVKLIHLPSGQTIYDKNVVVS, from the coding sequence ATGCAGCGCAGAACAAACACCAAAAAGGATGATGCAGTATCGCCGGTTGTCGGCGTAATGCTGATGCTCGTTGTGACCATCATCATTGCAGCCGTTGTCAGCATGTATGCGGGCGGCCTTATCGGCAGTGCCGAAAAAGCTCCGACACTGACGATGGATGTTACTATCAAAAACACCGGTTACTATGCAACCAGCGTTTTTGAAGCAAAAGTCATGTCAGTCAGCGAACCAATCGCTACAAAAGATCTGAAACTTGTTACCTCTTGGAAAGCAAGCAACAAAACGGTGACAGGCACTCACTCAAAAACCGGCGCTGATCTCATTGACGGAAATATTTCCATCGGAGGTACAACCGTTACTTCTGCAGGGAACGTTTTTGGATGGGGTTCAGGCGGAGGATTTGAAGGAATGACCGCTCCATGGGGATACGGCAACGGTGTTCAGTCAGGAAACTCTGGAAAACCCAATGACAAGGAGCAACAGTTTGGAAACTACACACTTCTCGGCGGCACTGTCATGACGGCATGGCCTGCCGGACAGAGTGGTGGATACGTTACCACTACCGGTGGCAGCGGTTATGGAACCACAAATCAGTATTACTACGACGAAGGTGCATGGGCATATTCGGAAGGTACCACGGTTGACGGCATGCAGGCTGTTCTTGGAGAAAACTGGCAGTATCTGCGTACAGGAGACACGGTAAATGTGAAACTGATTCACCTGCCGAGCGGACAGACAATTTATGACAAGAATGTGGTGGTGAGCTAA